TGGGACTGTTGACGGAGCTCTGCAAGAGGAATATTCTGAAATCCCTTAATATGTTTTGTGCGGAACTCGGAAGGTGTACGAACATCTATAAACTGTTTTTCTTTGTCTTCCAACTCTCTTTTTAACTCTGTTGTTGTAATTTGTTTCATTCCGTTTCTAGTAATAAAACGTTGAAATACAAACAATAAAATGAGCCCAAATATAAGTATGTTAATGAAAATACTCTCGTTCATCGTCTTTATTACACTCCTTTTATTCTGTGAGCTTTTTAACTTATTAGATGAATAAGTTCACATTTCCCTCTTCTGCATCTGCTAAGTAAGCTGCTACACCTGCATATTCGATATCATTCAGCAATTCTTCTTTCTGTAACCCAAGAAGATCCATCGTCATTGTGCAAGCTACTAAGTTCACATCTTGTTCCTGTGCCATTTCAACTAGCTGTGGTAATGTTAGAGCATTATGTTTCTTCATAACGTGCTTAATCATTTTAGGTCCTATTCCACCGAAATGCATTTTTGACAGTCCCATTTTATCTGCGCCACGAGGCATCATTTTGGCAAACATCTTTTCTAACAGCCCTTTATTAACAGGAGCTGATGTTTCCTGACGCAAAGCATTTAATCCCCAAAATGTATGAAAAATAGTTACTTTATGGTTATAGGCTGCCGCTCCATTGGCAATAATATAAGCTGCCATTGCTTTATAGTAATCCCCACTAAATAATACAATTGTTGTTCGTTTCTTTTGTTCGGTCATAATAATTCTCCTTCTCTCCTCTTGAATACATACAGGGGTATAAAAGCGAAAAATAAAATAGTAAATTTCAAGTTTCAGTATTACTTACGGTGATTAATTACACATACCCGTATAGGTATATAAATATATGTAATAAAGCACGTCAACCTTTAATCAATAAGGTTGATGAACTTTATTATCTGCTTTTGACTAATAATTCGACAGCTTCTCTTACTAGATCTTCTGTACTTTCCCCTTTTTCAATGCTTTCACGGACACACTGCTCTAGATTTTCACTTACAATAACGCCCATAGTTCGATCTATAGCGCTTCTGGCAGCTGATAATTGAGTTACGATATCTCTACAATCTTTATTTTGTTCCATCATACTTAGCACACCTTTAATCTGCCCTTCAATTCGGCGCAAACGATTTTTCACTTTTTGATCATATTCCAAAATTCAACACTCCTTTCTTTTTTATTCAGGCTAGGTGGTTCTAAAAAACGATATTC
This sequence is a window from Priestia filamentosa. Protein-coding genes within it:
- a CDS encoding rhodanese-like domain-containing protein: MNESIFINILIFGLILLFVFQRFITRNGMKQITTTELKRELEDKEKQFIDVRTPSEFRTKHIKGFQNIPLAELRQQSHHLSKEREVFVICQSGMRSAKGSRLLTKLGFKRVTNIKGGMNTWI
- a CDS encoding DsrE/DsrF/DrsH-like family protein; the protein is MTEQKKRTTIVLFSGDYYKAMAAYIIANGAAAYNHKVTIFHTFWGLNALRQETSAPVNKGLLEKMFAKMMPRGADKMGLSKMHFGGIGPKMIKHVMKKHNALTLPQLVEMAQEQDVNLVACTMTMDLLGLQKEELLNDIEYAGVAAYLADAEEGNVNLFI
- a CDS encoding metal-sensitive transcriptional regulator is translated as MEYDQKVKNRLRRIEGQIKGVLSMMEQNKDCRDIVTQLSAARSAIDRTMGVIVSENLEQCVRESIEKGESTEDLVREAVELLVKSR